From a region of the Myxococcus stipitatus genome:
- the secG gene encoding preprotein translocase subunit SecG, producing the protein MLIFVTTIHVLVCVFMIFVILLQPGKDAGMGSALGGGAATSAFGGRGAVTFLSKLTGVCAGLFFFTSLGLSFVGLRSSVVAGGSVAAPPPAAQAPATPGSAAPAEQSAPASTPADGQQAAPGSVEQPRGEAPAAPAEGQSAPAPTPAP; encoded by the coding sequence ATGCTGATCTTCGTCACGACCATCCACGTACTCGTCTGCGTGTTCATGATCTTCGTCATCCTGCTGCAGCCGGGTAAGGACGCGGGCATGGGCTCCGCGCTCGGCGGTGGTGCCGCCACCAGTGCCTTCGGCGGCCGTGGGGCGGTGACGTTCCTCAGCAAGCTGACGGGTGTCTGCGCCGGCCTGTTCTTCTTCACGTCGCTGGGCCTGTCGTTCGTGGGTCTGCGTTCCTCGGTGGTGGCGGGTGGTTCGGTGGCCGCGCCTCCTCCGGCGGCCCAGGCTCCGGCGACCCCGGGCTCCGCGGCGCCGGCCGAGCAGTCCGCTCCGGCTTCGACTCCGGCCGACGGCCAGCAGGCGGCCCCGGGCTCGGTGGAGCAGCCGCGCGGTGAGGCTCCGGCCGCTCCAGCGGAGGGGCAGTCTGCCCCCGCGCCGACCCCGGCGCCGTAG
- a CDS encoding YnfA family protein, which yields MFALLRAFGLFVLTAVAEVVGCYLPYLWLREGKSPLLLVPAAVSLGAFAWLLTLHPTGASRTYAAYGGVYIAVALIWLWGVEGEWPSAWDVTGAIVALIGMAIIVLAPRR from the coding sequence GTGTTCGCCCTCCTGAGAGCATTCGGCCTCTTCGTCCTGACGGCGGTGGCGGAGGTGGTGGGTTGCTACCTGCCGTACCTCTGGCTTCGCGAGGGGAAGTCTCCACTGCTCCTCGTGCCCGCGGCCGTGAGCCTGGGCGCCTTCGCCTGGCTTCTGACGCTCCACCCCACGGGGGCCTCGCGCACGTATGCCGCATATGGCGGCGTCTACATCGCGGTGGCCTTGATCTGGCTTTGGGGCGTGGAAGGAGAGTGGCCCAGCGCCTGGGACGTCACGGGAGCCATCGTGGCCCTCATCGGCATGGCCATCATCGTGCTGGCCCCGCGTCGATAG
- a CDS encoding pectate lyase, with protein MKIPLQFKLLPVLATVACGAPADERASLAAPPVHEVAEATRAASTPLRAKALGRMRNAAKFFHDQVARRGGYAWHQNATNLSERWGDIQLDEDQIMIQSPGTADVVIAFVEAALADPATPALATYATDAALALRQGQIKSGGWRLYADFKATPTLRACYLNTTANCGCGGCNTTAYDDQATQTALIAMMRADQLLGYANADISASSAYARARVETSQYPTHGGFPQGFSAPVAARPALNASYPPSTGTACGLAHCYANAYTTEYWDDPTLNDNLASAFVEMLYWAKEVYPAQATTYQNMLTAFGGFLRRAQMPQPQPAWAQQYDVQMQPRWARSWEAPAIAGQESQDVMWALLRLYQLDPSVTANRDAVGTALDYLENVDHANDTLLYRYIELDDTAPSNIGFFTVKAGGYPAQFSTAPPTYQNYAWEVPSQLAAIRAEYARLATDTTVMKRSCQKLRADTVQAVDATVDNERWITHYPNGPRSGATPGDYYDTGTFVRNLRTLAEFVTRTTTDCVAWNY; from the coding sequence ATGAAAATCCCCCTCCAGTTCAAACTCCTCCCCGTCCTCGCGACGGTCGCCTGTGGCGCACCTGCCGACGAAAGGGCGTCCCTCGCGGCTCCGCCCGTCCACGAGGTGGCCGAGGCGACTCGAGCGGCGTCGACCCCGCTGCGCGCGAAGGCGCTCGGACGCATGCGCAACGCGGCGAAGTTCTTCCACGATCAGGTCGCGCGGCGCGGCGGGTATGCGTGGCACCAGAACGCCACCAACCTGAGCGAGCGTTGGGGAGACATCCAGCTCGACGAGGATCAGATCATGATCCAGTCCCCCGGCACGGCGGACGTGGTCATCGCGTTCGTGGAGGCCGCTCTCGCGGACCCGGCGACCCCGGCGCTCGCGACGTACGCGACGGACGCCGCCCTGGCCCTCCGCCAGGGGCAGATCAAATCCGGAGGCTGGCGCCTCTACGCGGACTTCAAGGCGACGCCGACCCTCAGGGCCTGTTACCTCAACACGACGGCCAACTGCGGTTGTGGCGGTTGCAACACGACGGCCTATGACGACCAGGCCACCCAGACGGCGCTCATCGCGATGATGCGCGCCGATCAGCTCCTCGGGTATGCGAACGCGGACATCTCCGCCTCGTCCGCCTATGCCCGCGCACGCGTGGAGACCTCGCAGTACCCCACGCACGGCGGATTTCCGCAGGGCTTCTCCGCGCCTGTCGCCGCGCGTCCCGCGCTCAACGCAAGCTACCCGCCGTCCACCGGCACGGCCTGCGGACTCGCCCACTGCTACGCGAACGCCTACACCACGGAGTACTGGGACGACCCCACCCTGAATGACAACCTCGCGTCTGCCTTCGTGGAGATGCTGTATTGGGCGAAGGAGGTCTATCCCGCGCAAGCGACGACGTATCAGAACATGCTCACCGCGTTCGGAGGCTTCCTCCGCCGCGCGCAGATGCCTCAGCCCCAGCCCGCCTGGGCTCAGCAATACGACGTCCAGATGCAGCCCCGGTGGGCGCGCAGCTGGGAGGCCCCCGCCATCGCGGGCCAGGAGAGCCAGGACGTCATGTGGGCCCTGCTCCGTCTCTACCAGCTCGACCCGAGCGTGACGGCGAACCGCGACGCGGTCGGGACGGCGCTCGACTACCTCGAGAACGTCGACCACGCGAACGACACCCTCCTCTACCGCTACATCGAGCTCGATGACACCGCGCCCTCGAACATCGGCTTCTTCACGGTGAAGGCCGGTGGCTACCCGGCCCAGTTCTCGACGGCCCCGCCGACGTACCAGAACTACGCCTGGGAGGTTCCGTCGCAGCTCGCGGCGATCCGCGCCGAGTACGCCCGACTGGCCACCGACACCACCGTGATGAAGCGCTCGTGCCAGAAGCTGCGCGCCGACACCGTGCAAGCCGTCGACGCGACCGTGGACAACGAGCGGTGGATCACCCACTACCCGAATGGCCCGCGAAGCGGCGCCACCCCCGGCGACTACTACGATACGGGGACGTTCGTCCGGAACCTGCGCACGCTCGCCGAGTTCGTCACGCGCACGACCACGGACTGCGTCGCCTGGAACTACTGA
- a CDS encoding SDR family NAD(P)-dependent oxidoreductase has product MGALEGRLAIITGGSTGIGLAIAERYASEGAEVVIAGRNKGRMDEALARIGHGARGVVTDVGDEAQVQRLIDSVPRVDLLVTCAGGAVFGPVETVPMSAWQSLFKDRFFGQLSACRYAVPKMAEGGVIVLCSGIAGHAALANYAGGAALCGAINAMGRSLAIELAPKGIRVNVLSPGLTRDTAIDWGVPATQVGAFLDTLASHVPMKRPGVPRDMADAAYFLATCAYATGMVLDVDGGWTAV; this is encoded by the coding sequence ATGGGGGCATTGGAAGGAAGACTCGCAATCATCACCGGTGGCAGCACCGGGATTGGATTGGCCATCGCCGAACGCTATGCCAGCGAAGGGGCCGAGGTCGTCATCGCGGGGAGGAACAAGGGCCGCATGGACGAAGCGCTCGCGCGAATCGGCCATGGGGCCCGAGGCGTGGTGACGGACGTCGGTGACGAGGCCCAGGTCCAGCGACTCATCGACTCCGTGCCACGCGTGGACCTGTTGGTGACGTGCGCGGGCGGCGCGGTGTTCGGTCCCGTGGAGACGGTGCCGATGAGCGCCTGGCAGTCCCTCTTCAAGGATCGCTTCTTCGGCCAGCTCTCCGCGTGCCGCTACGCCGTTCCGAAGATGGCCGAGGGCGGCGTCATCGTGCTGTGCTCGGGCATCGCGGGCCATGCCGCGCTCGCCAACTACGCGGGCGGTGCCGCGTTGTGTGGCGCCATCAACGCCATGGGGCGCTCGCTCGCCATCGAGCTCGCGCCGAAGGGCATCCGGGTGAATGTCCTGTCCCCGGGCCTCACCCGCGATACCGCCATCGACTGGGGTGTTCCCGCCACCCAGGTGGGGGCGTTCCTCGACACGCTCGCCAGCCATGTCCCGATGAAGCGGCCCGGCGTCCCCCGGGACATGGCGGACGCGGCGTACTTCCTGGCGACGTGCGCCTATGCCACCGGCATGGTGCTCGACGTCGACGGAGGTTGGACCGCCGTGTGA
- a CDS encoding tetratricopeptide repeat protein: MAFWNRQAVYDRTQVLEAAEKARGRRRIGKAISEYKKILAVDPDDAHVNSRVAPLLFKKGLKDEAARAFSRAARVFSEKGFADKALAMYVQAATHFPLDDKLWSQAAGISSERGRRGDAVKYLMQGASHLARPKGYRQQAVVLLERALELDPHHLGATLALARVLGRMGRKKDGLARLENLASQLGGPALKQVRAAQFRLSPTPASLWRWLTAGRRKQLPASREK; the protein is encoded by the coding sequence GTGGCATTCTGGAATCGACAGGCGGTCTACGACCGGACCCAGGTCCTCGAAGCGGCGGAGAAGGCCCGTGGCCGGAGGCGCATCGGCAAGGCCATCTCCGAGTACAAGAAGATCCTCGCGGTCGACCCCGACGATGCCCACGTGAACTCCCGCGTGGCGCCCCTGCTCTTCAAGAAGGGCTTGAAGGACGAGGCGGCGCGAGCCTTCTCCCGGGCGGCGCGGGTCTTCTCCGAGAAGGGCTTCGCGGACAAGGCACTCGCCATGTATGTGCAGGCCGCGACACACTTCCCGCTCGACGACAAGCTGTGGAGCCAGGCGGCGGGCATCTCCTCCGAACGCGGACGCCGGGGCGACGCCGTGAAGTACCTGATGCAGGGCGCCTCGCACCTGGCCAGGCCGAAGGGCTACCGGCAGCAGGCAGTGGTGCTCCTGGAGCGGGCGCTGGAGCTCGACCCGCACCACCTGGGCGCGACCCTCGCGCTCGCCCGCGTGCTCGGACGCATGGGGCGGAAGAAGGACGGGCTGGCCCGGCTGGAGAACCTCGCGAGCCAGCTCGGCGGCCCGGCGCTGAAGCAGGTCCGGGCCGCGCAGTTCCGCCTCTCCCCGACCCCCGCGAGCCTCTGGCGCTGGCTCACCGCCGGTCGGAGGAAGCAGCTCCCCGCGTCCCGCGAGAAGTAG
- a CDS encoding bifunctional metallophosphatase/5'-nucleotidase has translation MGCDSDEEPEPPRDTTPRTLTLLQTSDLHTNIFPWDYFSGKPDAKRGVAKVATLVKQAREANGACTLLVDTGDTIQGTPLGTYYALVDNAPVHPMAAAMNELGYAAMALGNHEFNFGQDVLEKFKSEVNFPLLGANVRKSADGSEAFTPYVIKTVCDVKVGILGLVTPGVTTWERAENIAGLRFDDPLETARQYVPRMKAAGADVVVVAIHGGPDKQPVGSASNPDSWLADYADDSKWTDRGNLPGENQAVQIAQQVAGIDVLLTGHTHQPIPKMLLKNQDGGEVLLTQPNRWGSHLADVQLRVTWDGKQWGVDSHDARLHAVDDTVAEDAAVVQRTQSYHDTTVAYVNQKIGTTTGVFPGGFAARYVDGPLGDLINIVQEQAALEAGYTVDLSLGAIFTNDVSLPAGDVTLRDAYSVYIYDNTLYVMEINGSILRRAVEMNANYFATINPASLPATPAGAKATSPSIADYNYDLYSHIDYGYDLTKPAGSRLTHLRFKGQDVTDDQVFIVAINNYRAGGGGGYSMFREGRVLWTSADGVRDYMARYLQDHQGLSPDAVNTCNFSLAPDLYTPYYEATFGAAKCVAAE, from the coding sequence GTGGGCTGCGACTCCGACGAGGAGCCCGAGCCCCCGCGCGACACCACGCCTCGCACGCTGACCCTGCTTCAGACGAGCGACCTGCACACGAACATCTTCCCGTGGGACTATTTCTCCGGCAAACCCGACGCGAAGCGCGGCGTCGCGAAGGTGGCCACGCTCGTCAAGCAGGCGCGGGAGGCGAACGGAGCCTGCACGCTGCTCGTCGACACGGGTGACACCATCCAGGGCACGCCGCTGGGGACCTACTACGCCCTGGTGGACAACGCGCCCGTGCACCCCATGGCCGCCGCCATGAACGAGCTGGGCTACGCCGCGATGGCGCTGGGCAACCACGAGTTCAACTTCGGCCAGGACGTCCTCGAGAAGTTCAAGAGCGAGGTCAACTTCCCGCTCCTCGGCGCCAACGTACGCAAGAGCGCGGACGGCTCCGAGGCCTTCACCCCCTACGTCATCAAGACGGTCTGCGACGTGAAGGTCGGCATCCTCGGCCTCGTGACGCCCGGTGTGACGACGTGGGAGCGCGCGGAGAACATCGCCGGCCTGCGCTTCGACGACCCCCTGGAGACCGCGAGGCAATACGTGCCGCGGATGAAGGCGGCCGGCGCGGACGTCGTGGTGGTGGCCATCCACGGTGGTCCCGACAAGCAGCCGGTCGGCAGCGCGAGCAACCCCGACTCGTGGCTGGCCGACTACGCGGATGACTCGAAGTGGACCGACCGGGGGAACCTCCCCGGCGAGAACCAGGCCGTGCAGATCGCCCAGCAGGTCGCGGGCATCGACGTGCTCCTCACCGGCCACACGCACCAGCCGATCCCGAAGATGCTGCTGAAGAACCAGGATGGGGGCGAGGTCCTCCTCACGCAACCCAACCGCTGGGGCAGCCACCTGGCCGACGTCCAGCTCCGGGTCACCTGGGATGGCAAGCAGTGGGGCGTGGACTCTCACGATGCCCGGCTCCACGCCGTCGACGACACGGTGGCGGAGGATGCCGCGGTCGTCCAACGCACCCAGTCCTATCACGACACGACGGTCGCCTATGTGAACCAGAAGATCGGCACCACCACCGGGGTCTTCCCGGGAGGCTTCGCGGCACGCTATGTGGATGGTCCCCTGGGCGACCTCATCAACATCGTGCAGGAGCAGGCGGCGCTGGAGGCGGGCTACACCGTGGACCTGTCCCTGGGCGCCATCTTCACCAATGACGTCTCGCTGCCCGCGGGGGACGTCACCCTGCGCGATGCCTATAGCGTCTACATCTACGACAACACGCTGTATGTGATGGAGATCAACGGCTCCATCCTGCGGCGCGCGGTGGAGATGAACGCGAACTACTTCGCGACCATCAACCCGGCCAGCCTGCCCGCGACGCCCGCGGGAGCCAAGGCCACCTCGCCCTCCATCGCGGACTACAACTACGACCTCTACTCGCACATCGACTACGGCTACGACCTCACGAAGCCCGCGGGCTCGCGGCTCACGCACCTGCGCTTCAAGGGCCAGGACGTGACGGATGATCAGGTGTTCATCGTGGCCATCAACAACTACCGCGCGGGCGGCGGTGGCGGGTACAGCATGTTCCGGGAAGGCCGCGTGCTGTGGACGTCCGCCGACGGCGTGCGTGACTACATGGCGCGCTATCTTCAGGATCACCAGGGCTTGTCTCCGGACGCGGTGAACAC